A part of Sulfurifustis variabilis genomic DNA contains:
- a CDS encoding FAD-binding and (Fe-S)-binding domain-containing protein: MQTAAPKAPGVKGAIATASAAATRPVLGAADRIGDPRLAARLRREIEGEVFFDAASRGRYSTDASIYQVEPVGVVVARTPEDIARTIAIARDEGVPVLPRGGGTSQIGQTVGHALVIDTSKFLNRVLALDAEGRRVTVQPGLVLDQLNRRLKSAGLFFPVDVSTANRATLGGMAGNNSCGSRSIRYGNMVHNVRAIEAVLADGTVARFADTAEGPPRYVALAHRLRAIAAREADEVERRFPKLLRRVGGYNLDELIKPEPNLARFLVGSEGTLAFFTALELELQPIPPHRVLGVCHFPTFYQAMDATRHIVKLGPSAVELVDRTMIDLSREIAMFRATVDKCVRGEPQALLLVEFAGEDHAEQLKSLRALGDLMGTLGFPGGVVEAVEPAFQAAIWEVRKAGLNIMMSMKGDGKPVSFIEDCAVRLEDLADYTDRLTRIFEKHGTTGTWYAHASVGCLHVRPVLNMKTEDGARRMRAIMEEALAIVREYKGSHSGEHGDGLARSEFHEPMFGSRLVRAFEEVKDTFDPHGVFNPGKIVRAPRFDDRALFRYKPGYGVAPFDTALDWSAWGGLGGAVEMCNNNGACRKADPGVMCPSYRATHDEQHLTRGRANTLRLALSGQLGPDAFTSEEMYRTLDLCVSCKGCRRECPTGVDMARMKIEFLHHWRRDHPPGLRERLVAYLPRYAPWARFAAPLLNLRDRLPGLPALGERLLGFSRRRPLPRWRFDAFKEPVEHLTADREVVLFADTFNRWFERENLDDAVAVLRAGGYAVRFPRPADGGRPLCCGRTFLSVGLVEEARAEARRLLSALAPWLERGVPFVGLEPSCLLTLRDEYLAMLPGAETESLARQAMLFEEFLAAEHKAGRLRLPLQPLPRRALLHGHCHQKAFGAMGAVQQALGLIPDLEVQAIESSCCGMAGAFGYDAGHYDVSMRMGEAALLPAVRAAGKETILVADGTSCRQQIRDGAARDARHVARVLAAALSENTKEGS, encoded by the coding sequence TTGCAAACCGCTGCCCCGAAAGCGCCCGGCGTAAAGGGCGCGATTGCCACTGCGAGCGCCGCTGCTACCCGGCCGGTCCTGGGTGCCGCCGATCGCATCGGCGACCCGCGGCTGGCGGCGCGCCTGCGACGCGAGATCGAAGGCGAGGTGTTTTTCGACGCGGCGTCCCGCGGTCGCTACAGCACCGACGCCTCCATCTACCAGGTCGAGCCCGTGGGGGTCGTCGTCGCCCGGACGCCCGAGGACATCGCCCGTACGATCGCCATCGCGCGCGATGAGGGGGTGCCGGTGCTGCCGCGCGGCGGGGGCACGTCGCAGATCGGCCAGACCGTCGGGCACGCCCTCGTCATTGACACCAGCAAATTCCTGAACCGGGTTCTGGCGCTCGACGCCGAGGGGCGGCGCGTGACCGTGCAGCCCGGGCTAGTGCTCGACCAGCTCAACCGGCGTCTCAAGTCCGCCGGGCTCTTCTTCCCCGTCGACGTCTCGACCGCGAACCGCGCGACCCTCGGCGGGATGGCCGGCAACAACAGCTGCGGCTCGCGCTCGATCCGTTACGGCAACATGGTGCACAACGTGCGCGCGATCGAGGCGGTGCTCGCCGACGGCACGGTCGCGCGCTTCGCCGACACCGCGGAGGGCCCGCCTCGCTACGTCGCGCTCGCGCACCGCCTGCGCGCCATCGCCGCGCGCGAGGCCGACGAGGTCGAACGGCGTTTCCCGAAGCTCCTGCGCCGCGTCGGCGGCTACAACCTCGACGAGCTGATCAAGCCCGAGCCGAACCTCGCCCGCTTCCTCGTGGGGAGCGAAGGCACGCTCGCGTTCTTCACGGCCCTCGAGCTCGAGCTGCAGCCCATTCCGCCCCATCGCGTGCTCGGCGTGTGCCACTTCCCGACCTTTTATCAGGCAATGGATGCGACCCGGCACATCGTGAAGCTCGGCCCGTCGGCGGTCGAGCTCGTCGACCGCACGATGATCGACCTCTCGCGCGAGATCGCGATGTTCCGCGCGACCGTCGACAAGTGCGTCCGGGGCGAGCCGCAGGCGCTGCTCCTCGTCGAGTTCGCGGGCGAAGACCACGCCGAGCAGCTGAAAAGCCTGCGCGCGCTCGGCGACCTCATGGGCACGCTCGGCTTCCCGGGCGGCGTCGTCGAGGCCGTGGAGCCGGCCTTCCAGGCCGCCATCTGGGAGGTCCGCAAGGCGGGGCTCAACATCATGATGTCGATGAAGGGCGACGGAAAACCGGTCTCCTTCATCGAGGACTGCGCGGTGCGGCTCGAGGACCTCGCCGACTACACGGACCGTCTCACGCGCATCTTCGAGAAGCACGGCACGACGGGCACCTGGTACGCCCACGCCTCGGTCGGCTGCCTGCACGTGCGCCCCGTGCTCAACATGAAGACCGAGGACGGCGCGCGGCGCATGCGCGCGATCATGGAGGAGGCGCTCGCGATCGTGCGCGAGTACAAGGGCTCGCACTCCGGCGAGCACGGCGACGGGCTCGCGCGCTCGGAGTTCCACGAACCGATGTTCGGGTCGCGCCTCGTGCGCGCGTTCGAGGAGGTGAAGGACACGTTCGACCCGCACGGCGTGTTCAACCCGGGCAAGATCGTGCGCGCCCCGCGCTTCGACGACCGCGCGCTCTTTCGCTACAAGCCGGGCTATGGCGTCGCGCCGTTCGACACCGCGCTCGACTGGTCGGCGTGGGGCGGTCTCGGTGGCGCGGTCGAGATGTGCAACAACAACGGCGCGTGCCGCAAAGCCGATCCCGGCGTCATGTGCCCGTCGTACCGCGCGACCCACGACGAGCAGCATCTGACGCGCGGGCGCGCCAACACCCTGCGACTCGCGCTCTCCGGCCAGCTCGGCCCGGATGCGTTCACGTCCGAGGAGATGTACCGCACGCTCGATCTCTGTGTCTCGTGCAAGGGCTGCAGGCGCGAGTGCCCGACCGGGGTGGACATGGCGCGCATGAAGATCGAGTTCCTGCATCACTGGCGGCGCGACCACCCGCCCGGTCTCCGGGAGCGGCTCGTTGCCTACCTGCCGCGTTACGCGCCGTGGGCGCGGTTCGCGGCGCCGCTCCTGAATCTCCGCGACCGCCTGCCGGGCCTCCCCGCGCTCGGCGAACGGCTGCTCGGTTTCAGCCGCCGGCGCCCCCTGCCGCGCTGGCGCTTCGACGCGTTCAAGGAGCCGGTCGAGCATCTGACGGCCGATCGCGAGGTGGTCCTGTTCGCCGACACGTTCAACCGCTGGTTCGAGCGCGAGAACCTCGACGACGCCGTGGCCGTGCTGCGCGCCGGAGGCTACGCCGTGCGCTTCCCCCGCCCCGCCGACGGCGGGCGCCCGCTCTGCTGCGGGCGCACGTTCCTGTCCGTGGGCCTCGTCGAGGAGGCGCGCGCCGAGGCGCGCCGGCTCCTCAGCGCACTCGCGCCCTGGCTCGAGCGCGGGGTGCCGTTCGTCGGGCTCGAGCCGTCGTGCCTGCTCACGCTGCGCGACGAATACCTGGCGATGCTCCCCGGCGCCGAGACCGAGTCCCTGGCGCGCCAGGCGATGCTGTTCGAGGAGTTTCTGGCCGCCGAGCACAAGGCCGGCCGCCTGCGGCTTCCGCTCCAGCCGCTCCCGCGGCGCGCGCTGCTCCACGGTCACTGCCACCAGAAGGCGTTCGGCGCGATGGGCGCCGTGCAACAGGCGCTCGGCCTGATTCCGGATCTCGAGGTACAGGCCATCGAATCGAGCTGCTGCGGCATGGCCGGCGCCTTCGGTTATGACGCCGGGCACTACGACGTCTCGATGCGCATGGGCGAGGCCGCGCTCCTGCCCGCCGTACGCGCGGCCGGCAAGGAGACGATCCTCGTCGCCGACGGCACGAGCTGCCGCCAGCAGATCCGCGACGGCGCGGCCCGCGACGCTCGCCACGTCGCGCGCGTGCTCGCCGCGGCCCTGAGCGAGAACACGAAAGAGGGATCGTGA
- a CDS encoding GntR family transcriptional regulator, with translation MSETAPARPIHRTPLHDEVARRIRDLIVEGELAPGARVPERELCERFGISRTPLREALKILASEGLVDLQHHRGAVISQLTSESVDEMFQVMEALEALAGELACTHATDGDIAAISALHEQMLSHHARRDLSEYFKINQRIHEAIVNAAGNALLAQIYRSLNMRLRRARYMANLSPPRWDQAVAEHEHILAALAARDGARLARLLKEHLQHKADVVKAVLLGDR, from the coding sequence ATGAGCGAGACGGCACCGGCCCGGCCCATCCACCGCACGCCGCTCCATGACGAGGTCGCGCGCCGCATTCGCGACCTCATTGTCGAGGGCGAGCTCGCGCCCGGGGCGCGCGTCCCCGAGCGCGAGCTGTGCGAGCGCTTCGGCATCTCGCGCACGCCGCTGCGCGAGGCGCTGAAGATCCTGGCCTCGGAGGGGCTCGTCGATCTGCAGCACCATCGCGGCGCGGTGATCTCCCAGCTCACGTCCGAATCCGTCGACGAGATGTTCCAGGTGATGGAGGCGCTCGAGGCCCTCGCGGGCGAGCTCGCCTGCACCCACGCGACCGACGGCGACATCGCCGCCATCAGCGCGCTGCACGAGCAGATGCTGAGCCACCATGCGCGGCGCGACCTGTCCGAGTACTTCAAGATCAACCAGCGGATCCACGAGGCGATCGTGAACGCCGCCGGCAACGCGCTCCTCGCGCAGATCTACCGCAGCCTCAACATGCGCCTGCGCCGCGCGCGCTACATGGCGAACCTGTCGCCGCCGCGCTGGGACCAGGCGGTCGCCGAGCACGAGCATATCCTCGCCGCGCTCGCCGCGCGCGACGGGGCGCGCCTCGCGCGGCTGCTCAAGGAGCACCTCCAGCACAAGGCCGACGTGGTGAAGGCGGTCCTGCTCGGCGACCGCTAG
- the aroE gene encoding shikimate dehydrogenase: MADPFDFEKPDRYAVMGNPVAHSKSPLIHQQFARQFRHAIEYIAIQVDPGGFPQAVDQFRAGGGKGLNVTLPYKLEAFRLADHLSDRAKQAGAVNTLRFEPDGRLFGDNTDGTGLVHDIQHNLGVALKGRRVLILGAGGAVRGVLGPILKHHPANVMIANRTVSKARDIAEAFAAHGQVEACGFDALKGKHFDVVINGTSASLKGEVPALPETLFARGALAYDMMYGDKPTAFMDWAVLHGAEKVVDGLGMLVEQAAESYFVWRGVRPKTAPVIEGLRRGSL, encoded by the coding sequence ATGGCCGACCCCTTCGACTTCGAGAAGCCCGACCGCTACGCGGTGATGGGAAACCCCGTCGCCCACAGCAAGTCGCCGCTCATCCACCAGCAGTTCGCGCGCCAGTTCCGCCACGCGATCGAGTACATCGCGATCCAGGTGGACCCCGGCGGCTTCCCCCAGGCGGTGGACCAGTTTCGCGCGGGCGGCGGCAAGGGCCTCAACGTCACCCTGCCCTACAAGCTCGAGGCCTTTCGCCTCGCGGATCATCTGAGCGACCGCGCGAAGCAGGCCGGTGCGGTGAACACGCTGAGGTTCGAGCCCGACGGGCGGCTCTTCGGCGACAACACCGACGGCACCGGCCTCGTGCACGACATCCAGCACAACCTCGGCGTGGCGCTCAAGGGACGGCGCGTGCTCATCCTCGGGGCGGGCGGCGCCGTGCGCGGTGTGCTCGGCCCGATCCTGAAGCACCACCCTGCCAACGTCATGATCGCGAACCGCACCGTGTCGAAGGCGCGCGACATTGCCGAGGCCTTCGCCGCCCACGGTCAGGTCGAGGCCTGCGGCTTCGACGCCCTCAAGGGAAAGCACTTCGACGTCGTCATCAACGGCACGAGCGCGAGCCTGAAGGGCGAGGTCCCGGCCCTGCCCGAGACGCTCTTCGCGCGCGGCGCGCTTGCCTACGACATGATGTACGGCGACAAGCCGACGGCGTTCATGGACTGGGCGGTGCTGCACGGCGCGGAGAAGGTGGTCGACGGCCTCGGCATGCTCGTCGAGCAGGCCGCCGAGTCGTACTTCGTGTGGCGCGGCGTGCGGCCGAAGACGGCGCCGGTGATCGAAGGGCTGCGCCGCGGTTCACTCTGA
- a CDS encoding DNA-methyltransferase: MEKTRNVARRFGKNERAVIFKGDCLDFLGTIADETVQLVVTSPPYNIGKKYEKKLKLEQYIEQQAAVIRESARVLKRTGSICWQVGNYVDNGSIIPLDTILYPLFTQNGLKMRNRIVWHFEHGLHCTKRFSGRYETIIWFTKSDDYVFDLDAVRVPQKYPGKKHFKGPRAGQYSCNPLGKNPGDVWVFPNVKNNHVEKTEHPCQFPIELVARLILSMTRRNDWVLDPFLGVGTSVVAAVLHGRRGAGSEISTDYVRIADERVRQAYKGSLRYRPMHRPVYDPKDAGHSLTQNPWDKLEYKKKQLALLETSARYEVEEQCE, from the coding sequence ATGGAGAAGACGCGCAACGTTGCACGACGGTTCGGAAAAAACGAACGGGCCGTAATCTTTAAAGGCGATTGTCTAGACTTTCTCGGAACGATTGCCGACGAGACGGTACAACTCGTCGTCACATCTCCTCCGTACAACATCGGTAAGAAATACGAAAAGAAACTAAAGCTCGAACAGTACATTGAGCAGCAGGCCGCTGTTATACGCGAGTCCGCTCGCGTACTGAAAAGGACAGGAAGCATTTGTTGGCAGGTTGGGAATTATGTCGACAATGGGTCGATCATCCCCCTCGATACGATCCTATATCCGCTCTTCACACAAAACGGGCTCAAAATGCGCAACCGCATCGTTTGGCATTTCGAGCACGGGCTTCACTGTACGAAGCGCTTCTCGGGGCGGTACGAGACAATTATTTGGTTCACAAAGTCAGATGACTATGTCTTCGATCTAGACGCTGTTCGTGTACCCCAGAAGTACCCGGGAAAGAAACATTTCAAAGGCCCTCGAGCGGGACAGTATTCGTGCAACCCGCTGGGAAAGAATCCCGGTGATGTCTGGGTGTTTCCAAATGTTAAGAACAACCACGTCGAGAAAACGGAGCATCCATGTCAGTTCCCTATCGAGCTCGTTGCGCGCCTGATCCTCTCGATGACGAGACGAAACGATTGGGTTCTCGATCCTTTTCTCGGCGTAGGTACAAGCGTTGTAGCAGCAGTCCTGCACGGACGACGCGGTGCAGGATCTGAGATTTCAACCGATTACGTGCGAATTGCGGACGAACGCGTCCGTCAGGCGTATAAGGGATCGCTTCGTTACCGGCCCATGCATCGCCCCGTCTATGACCCGAAGGATGCTGGTCACAGCCTTACGCAAAATCCTTGGGACAAACTCGAGTACAAGAAGAAGCAGCTAGCGCTATTAGAAACCTCTGCGCGCTATGAAGTAGAGGAACAATGCGAATAG
- a CDS encoding BglII/BstYI family type II restriction endonuclease → MRIVESYSHLNGEEYLIVHHPKVYKEIKQVIAAVDASACLVKESKEKTMHGKRLYGPKRLNNEFAKLFRAKGWAESRYHYYVTTKRDYLQEMITLSPKEQKAFLISKGIKEPIKSYKQTDFVKDKIAIEVQFGKYAFVAFDLFVKHLLFYSGGIINVGVEVLPVKAMASDPKGGRLMSTGIAYYEGEVYNILRHGRNSPPVPLLILGIAP, encoded by the coding sequence ATGCGAATAGTCGAGTCGTATTCCCACCTGAATGGCGAAGAGTACTTAATCGTTCATCATCCAAAGGTCTACAAAGAGATAAAGCAGGTTATAGCGGCAGTAGATGCATCGGCTTGCCTGGTTAAGGAGAGCAAGGAAAAGACGATGCACGGAAAGAGACTTTACGGCCCGAAAAGGCTGAATAACGAGTTCGCCAAGCTGTTTCGCGCTAAGGGTTGGGCGGAATCGCGTTACCACTACTACGTAACAACGAAGCGCGATTATCTTCAAGAGATGATTACGCTTTCACCGAAAGAACAGAAAGCGTTTCTTATAAGCAAAGGAATCAAAGAACCTATCAAGTCCTACAAACAAACAGACTTTGTAAAGGACAAGATCGCGATCGAAGTTCAGTTCGGAAAATATGCTTTTGTCGCTTTTGATCTGTTTGTTAAACATTTGCTGTTCTATTCTGGGGGCATCATAAACGTCGGTGTCGAAGTTCTTCCGGTGAAAGCGATGGCCAGTGACCCAAAAGGGGGCCGATTGATGTCCACTGGCATCGCCTACTACGAAGGAGAGGTGTACAACATACTCAGGCATGGCCGAAATAGCCCGCCCGTGCCGTTGCTGATCTTGGGTATCGCTCCTTAA